GGTTTTTAATAAGTCTACACTGTAGTACTTTTGTAAATGAGTGACTCTTCTACAAAACCAGCACTGTCAATGCATAAATTAAGTCATAGAATACAGAATGGGGCAGAAGTTCATTTAAAACACTGTAACCAGCTGAGACAACTGAGTAGCTCCATTACAGTGTCGTCATAGATGTGTTGGACTCGTCTTGATCGCTTACCAACATAAAACAGTCATCTGTCGCCCTCTGCTGGCCTAATTTGTTCAACGTGACTAACATGTTGTGAACCATTAGGGGGCGCTGCAGTGTACAGGAATATACAGATGGGTgtcaaagtaaagaaaaactggtacaagtctgaatgcttgacccctataGTGaagggatctggtggctctgttatgctgtgggagGCATTTTACTGGCATGCTTTGGGTCCAgttgtccccttagagggaaggatcactgcATATCAATATAAAGTTTTTCggagtcatcacctttatcatgtgatgaaacatttccatcctgatgggagtggtctcttccaggatgacaatgccccagtTCACCAGGCCTCATTGAATGGTTTggtgagtatgaaaatgatgtgaatcatatgctatggccttcacagtcaccagatttCAATCCAACTGagcacctatgggagattttggactgaccTGAATGGTGTaatccctccagaagagttccagatGCTTGTAGAATCAATTCCCAGGCTGAGGAACACaattcaaaaagatattccctcatttgttgttttaatgataGTGATGGAGAGCGCTGcctaacacgtcagtccaaaatgaACTgaggcattgtcatcctggaagagaccactcccatcaggatataaatgtttcatcacaaaATAAAGGTGgtcactcagaacaactttgtattgatttgcagtgacccttccctctctAAGAGGACAActggacccaaaccatgccagcaaaatgcctcccaaagcataacagagccaccagatcccctcactgtaagggtcaagcattcagacttGTACCagtttttctgttaatttgtcagctgtctgtatgtacactGTAAAGTTTTCaatagagaaaaacaaatactttaaaatactATACTAAATACTATATAATCTATAAGTATAGATAATAATATCTTTGTATTATATTAATATCCTTATACATTTGGTGCCTCCACTTTACTGCACATGCTCCAGTCATCTCTGTATGTTCTCTGTACATTTATAAACTTGGGAGTTGCTCCTCACGTGTGAATAAGCACATTGGTTGAACACCTTGTACATTCTTTAAGTTGTAAATTCCAAACTTATAATATCTTCGTAGTGTGTATATTCACCCTTCCTCATAAAGCACAAGTCTTGTTTTTATATCTCAGAAAGCTTTGCTGCCAGTTTAACTAATTCTGATTGAACTGTCACATTATTCCCATTTGCTAGTTGccttttctgcaaaaaaaatgtatttacgtCCAGGGTTTGAGAATTTCTTCAATTGGTAGTTTATTATGTAAAAACTGACCACAGGCGTGTCTTGAGCACTCTGTCATTTTAAGCAGAGGGTGGGAGAGAGTCCCTTCTGCCTTTCATAGTAGTCTGGGATTCAGTTTCCATGAGTCATTGGTCTTGTTGTAGGATTGATAATTGACAATTGCCGTTTCTTTTTACCCTTATGGAGTTGACAACCTATGAGAACATAATAAATTGCCAAGCTTGTGTACCTATAGACTTAGTCTTAAGATGTCAGTTTACTATGAAGTTTAACATACACTATTttgaaaaaactaaaattttgAACTTACTTTTAGGTGGCCCACATGATCTGAAATCACcttcataaatatttaaagttttcTAAATTGAccaattttagattttattctGAATATTCAGATCTGATTAAGGTACCGCCCATTTTCGGCAAGTCTGAATAATCTGATGTTCAAAATTATCTCCAGCTCAAGTTAAGCACATAAATTCTCTTTATTTCATGGATGGATCCATCTCACCTTGTCACACACCAATTGGTAATACTCACTGTACCACCACATCTGTTCATTATACACTAGCGAACCACTGGATATACTTGgggataaaaaataaactacagacaAGTAAAACAGATTGTGCTCATGTATGATTTAGTTCAAAAGCCAAAGGAAATGAGAGTTGGACTAAGAAAgtcaaacagcagaaaaggcaatttaaacaaggttttctttatttgacagtgaGACAAGTCAGCCAATGGCAGCCTTCCTGTTCACAGTCATCTTGCACACTTAAAACTTCTGGAACTGCTTCTTGGCTCCAGCAGCCTTTGTCACTTTGAGGACGTTGAACCTCACAGTCTTGCTGAGTGGTCGGCACTCTCCGACGGTCACAATGTCTCCAACTGTGACGTctctgcagaaaaagaaaaagaccacAATCAGAGAGGAAAGAACTTCTATCTGTACGAGACCAACTTAAGATCAAGATTCAACTATGCCTTAGTATAATGAGGAAAGCTGCATCAGTGTTGCCATAAGGCGTTGTCGTCAAAGCTCTGAGCTTGGAAGACCATCGTGAGATAAACATCATTTGCAGCTAAATATGTCAATAACAAAACAGTCAACTGAACTGAGATTTAAACAGACTGGAGTTGATTTACTGATAATCTTTTCTGTAACCCATTAGGGAAAATTACATtgcacagaaattaaaaaaaaaaggttataggTCATTAGGTGCACCAACAATTGTGAAATTAAGCCCAACATTACATCTGGCTAAGTGGAAACAAATTACTGcactattttccatttttcatatACAATTCTTGTTAAATATCCATGTCTGGaaactaaaatatgaatatctgACTGTCATGTCTGCTCTGACTGTAAGAATCCTAAATTCACAACATGTGAGAGGTTTAGTACCTGAAGCAAGGtgacagatggacagagaggTTCTTGTGCCTCTTCTCAAAGCGGTTGTACTTGCGGATGTAATGCAGGTAGTCACGTCTGATAACGATGGTCCTCTGCATCTTCATTTTGGTCACCACACCTTTAGACCACAAACACAGATCAGAATTAGACTTTCCCAGCAGTGCTGAACATCTTTTCATGGACATTGCATCAAGGTCAAAACATTAGGAGGCttcttttaataaaactgtCACTACATCAGTGTTGCCATTAGGCACTGTCGTCAGAACCCAGAGGGCTTGGAAGACCATCGTGAGAAAAACATCATTTGTAGAACAGTGACAGGAGGAAGGAATCAATATGGAGTTTGCAGCCAAGTTAGCTTGTAAAGACATCAATTCTGGTTTGGGTTGCTTTAGCTGCATCTGTACAGAGATCTGTTGACTTGCTGACCGGAAAACTGCACACAACAGAGCCAAAACTGAGGCATCAATGCTAAAAGTACACAAACTGTAACCAAGGGTGGATATTAATTTCCCACAAGTTGTAGGAGTTACCACACTATTCAACTTACATTCATAAGGCTTTTAGTCTCCATGATGAGGAACCCTCCACTGCCTGGTCTTGTTAAGTAATCTGTAATTGTGTTCTTGAACACAATGTTTCTGGATTACATACAAGATTATTGCACGACAGAATAACCATAGTACAGTTTTATAtactttttagcatttaagGGTCACCATGTGTGCAGTTTGATTATAGAGCACAGTGTGTTTTCTAAGACAGCAAGTCCACAGGAAACCATACAAACATTGCTGCAGCACCCCAAACGAGTACCAACAAGACAGTGTTCAAGTGTTAAACTGACCAGAGAGGATACGGCCACGGATGGAGACATTTCCAGTGAAGGGGCATTTCTTGTCAATGTAAGTGCCATCAAtagcctggaaaaaaaaacaagaaagttTTGTTAGTATTATCATCATATACATAATCCCCAACTGTTAGGTCAAGTCGAAACTCTTTTCATTACGCTGCATAAGTTTCTGGACAGTTCAAAGTTACCTCTCTTGAGGTTTCgaaaactttttttaattaaagactGTCACTACACTACATCAGTGTTGCCATTAGGCATTGTCGTCAAAACCCAGAGGGCTTGGAAGACCATCGTGAGAAAAACATCATTTGCAGGATAGTGACAGTAGGAAGGACTTCATCGGCTTTACCAAATAGGCACTATCTTCAAAACTATGTAGGCTTGGAAGACCAGAAAgagggaaacaaaaaaacatttgcaactTAAAACTATACACAGTGTTT
The genomic region above belongs to Thunnus albacares chromosome 17, fThuAlb1.1, whole genome shotgun sequence and contains:
- the rps11 gene encoding 40S ribosomal protein S11, encoding MADAQTERAYQKQPTIFQNKKRVLVADGGKETKEKLPRYHKSVGLGFKTPREAIDGTYIDKKCPFTGNVSIRGRILSGVVTKMKMQRTIVIRRDYLHYIRKYNRFEKRHKNLSVHLSPCFRDVTVGDIVTVGECRPLSKTVRFNVLKVTKAAGAKKQFQKF